One Ananas comosus cultivar F153 linkage group 1, ASM154086v1, whole genome shotgun sequence DNA window includes the following coding sequences:
- the LOC109713292 gene encoding peroxidase A2-like — translation MAHTSLLLALSLITIPLALLFQGSQAQLSSTFYDTSCSNVSAIVRSVVQQAQTSDPRIYASLTRLFFHDCFVDGCDGSLLLDDSATIQSEKDATPNKNSARGFDVVDNIKTAVENACPGIVSCADILAITAEASVNLAGGPSWTVLLGRRDSTTANQAGANNLPSPFDSLSTLESKFSAVGLDDTDLATLSGAHTFGRAQCRFFSNRLYNFSGTGSPDPSLNPSYLTTLQQNCPQGGDGTVLNNLDPTTPNTFDNNYYTNLQNNRGLLQSDQELLSTSGASTASTVNSYAGSQSTFFQNFAQSMINMGNITPLTGSSGEIRSNCRKVNGS, via the exons ATGGCTCACACTTCTCTTCTACTAGCCTTGAGTTTGATCACCATCCCCTTAGCTTTGCTCTTCCAAGGATCACAAGCTCAATTGAGCTCCACCTTCTACGACACCTCATGCTCGAATGTGTCAGCGATCGTTCGAAGCGTAGTCCAGCAGGCGCAAACCTCTGACCCTCGTATTTATGCCAGCCTCACTCGACTCTTCTTCCACGATTGTTTCGTCGAT GGTTGTGATGGGTCTCTCTTGCTGGACGATAGTGCTACCATTCAAAGCGAGAAGGACGCGACGCCGAACAAAAATTCTGCTCGAGGATTCGATGTGGTCGACAACATCAAGACGGCCGTCGAAAATGCTTGCCCCGGCATCGTCTCCTGCGCCGACATTCTCGCTATCACAGCTGAAGCTTCAGTTAACTTA GCTGGAGGGCCCTCATGGACTGTGCTACTGGGGAGAAGGGACAGCACCACTGCTAACCAAGCTGGAGCCAACAATCTTCCAAGCCCCTTCGATAGCCTTAGCACCCTTGAATCCAAGTTCTCTGCCGTCGGCCTCGATGACACCGATCTCGCTACGTTATCAG GAGCACACACATTCGGTCGAGCCCAATGCCGATTCTTCAGCAACCGACTGTACAATTTTAGTGGCACCGGGAGCCCAGACCCAAGCCTAAACCCATCCTACCTAACCACATTGCAGCAAAACTGCCCTCAGGGCGGGGACGGGACGGTCCTGAACAATCTCGACCCAACCACGCCCAACACGTTCGACAACAACTACTACACCAACCTCCAGAACAACCGCGGCCTCCTCCAGTCTGACCAGGAGCTCCTGTCGACTAGCGGTGCGTCGACTGCCTCCACGGTGAATAGCTATGCTGGCAGCCAGAGCACGTTCTTTCAGAACTTCGCGCAGTCAATGATCAACATGGGGAATATCACCCCCCTGACTGGCAGCAGTGGGGAGATTAGAAGCAACTGCAGGAAGGTGAATGGGAGCTGA